A genomic segment from Desulfuromonas thiophila encodes:
- the htpG gene encoding molecular chaperone HtpG, with amino-acid sequence MTAQKHPFKAEVNKILELMIHSLYSHKDIFLRELLSNASDAIDKARYQSLTDNSLLEGGDDWKIELIADKEAGTLTVRDNGIGMTRDEAAEALGTIAHSGTREFMKMLESREVKDNPELIGQFGVGFYSAFMVADQVSVLTRKAGAAADQALLWQSDADGSYSMDVADKPARGTDVILRLKDDAKQYLEEWELRKIVKQYSDFIEYPIVMNVSRSKPDPDDAEKTISETVEETLNSRKAIWLKDKTEISSEEYNEFYKHISHDFSDPARIIHYRAEGTTEFSALLYLPSKRPYDIFYQDYKIGPTLYVRRVQIMDHCEAMLPTWLRFVRGVVESSDLPLNVSREMLQDNQVVNRIKKSLTKKVLDSLADMKKDEPEAYATFYAEFGRILKEGIHHDFERRETIAELLLFESTATEVGQKTTLAEYIERMQPEQKEIYYITASDRASAEASPYLEVFRAKNIEVLIMTDDFDDIIISGLGAYKEKDFQSALKGDLDLGDGDKDEKEEKKKAFSDLLGLMQDELKDLVSEVRLSGRLKDSAVCLVAGEHDLDPKMARMFQAMGQEVPKGQRVLEVNPDHELIGRMKELFSQTPDSPRLKEYTGLLYDQALLLEGEAPRNPAAFARSLAKLMAEHSGI; translated from the coding sequence ATGACGGCACAGAAGCACCCGTTCAAGGCCGAGGTCAACAAGATCCTCGAACTGATGATCCATTCGCTTTACTCGCACAAGGATATTTTTCTGCGCGAGCTGCTTTCCAACGCCTCCGACGCCATCGACAAGGCCCGCTACCAGTCCCTGACCGACAACAGCCTGCTGGAGGGCGGCGACGATTGGAAGATTGAGCTCATCGCCGATAAAGAAGCCGGTACTCTGACGGTGCGCGACAACGGCATCGGTATGACCCGCGACGAAGCGGCCGAGGCTCTGGGCACCATCGCCCACTCGGGCACCCGCGAGTTCATGAAGATGCTGGAAAGCCGCGAGGTCAAGGATAATCCTGAACTGATCGGCCAGTTCGGCGTCGGTTTTTATTCCGCCTTCATGGTGGCCGACCAGGTCAGCGTGCTGACTCGCAAGGCCGGTGCCGCTGCCGATCAGGCGCTGCTGTGGCAATCCGACGCCGACGGCAGCTACAGCATGGATGTCGCCGACAAGCCCGCCAGGGGTACCGACGTCATTCTCAGGCTGAAGGACGACGCCAAACAGTATCTGGAAGAATGGGAGCTGCGCAAGATCGTCAAGCAGTACTCGGATTTCATCGAATATCCCATCGTCATGAACGTCAGCCGCAGCAAACCCGACCCCGACGATGCCGAAAAAACCATCAGTGAAACCGTCGAGGAGACACTCAACTCCCGCAAGGCCATCTGGCTCAAGGACAAAACCGAAATCAGCAGCGAGGAATACAACGAGTTCTACAAACACATCTCCCACGATTTCAGCGATCCGGCCAGGATCATCCATTACCGCGCCGAGGGCACCACGGAATTTTCCGCCCTGCTCTACCTGCCCTCGAAACGGCCCTACGACATCTTCTACCAGGACTACAAGATTGGTCCGACCCTCTACGTCCGCCGGGTGCAGATCATGGATCACTGCGAGGCCATGCTGCCGACCTGGCTACGCTTCGTTCGCGGTGTGGTCGAATCCTCCGACCTGCCACTCAACGTCAGCCGTGAGATGTTGCAGGACAACCAGGTGGTCAACCGCATCAAGAAAAGCCTGACCAAAAAGGTACTCGACAGCCTGGCCGACATGAAGAAGGACGAGCCGGAGGCCTACGCCACCTTCTATGCCGAATTCGGGCGCATTCTCAAGGAGGGCATCCACCACGATTTCGAACGGCGTGAAACCATCGCCGAGCTGCTGCTGTTCGAATCAACCGCAACCGAGGTCGGCCAGAAAACCACCCTGGCCGAATACATCGAGCGCATGCAGCCGGAACAGAAGGAAATCTACTACATCACTGCCAGCGACCGCGCCAGTGCCGAAGCTTCGCCCTACCTGGAGGTGTTCAGGGCCAAAAATATCGAAGTACTGATCATGACCGACGACTTCGACGACATCATCATCAGTGGCCTGGGAGCCTATAAGGAAAAGGATTTTCAGTCGGCGCTCAAAGGCGATCTGGATCTCGGTGACGGCGACAAGGATGAAAAAGAAGAGAAGAAAAAAGCCTTCAGCGACCTGCTCGGCCTGATGCAGGACGAACTCAAGGACCTGGTCAGCGAGGTGCGCCTGTCGGGCCGGCTGAAGGATTCCGCCGTTTGCCTGGTGGCCGGCGAGCACGATCTCGACCCCAAGATGGCCCGCATGTTCCAGGCCATGGGGCAGGAGGTGCCTAAGGGCCAGCGTGTGCTGGAGGTCAATCCCGACCATGAGCTGATCGGCCGCATGAAAGAGCTGTTCAGTCAGACACCGGACAGCCCGCGACTGAAGGAATATACCGGCCTGCTGTACGATCAGGCCCTGCTGCTCGAAGGCGAGGCGCCGCGCAACCCGGCCGCCTTCGCCCGCAGCCTGGCCAAGCTGATGGCCGAGCACAGCGGCATCTGA
- a CDS encoding EAL domain-containing protein, translating into MESAKALRILWPLGLILWTGLILLLGYQQQQHHRQAVLDMARAEAIGSYNKDLVYRRWVARQGGVYVSTSAYTPANPYLAHLPERDITTSTGKPLTLVNPAYMTRQVHELATEQYGNRGHITSRKPLRPENAPDAWERASLEAFAQGVPETLSVAEIDGAPYLRLMRPMITEVPCLKCHACQGYQAGEQRGGISVSIPLRPYQAIQAQLTRLGTIHLAILWLLGLLFFLYFKRVVDARIREVEQARSAVEQSERKYRLLFNEMEIGFGLADTASGEILDCNPCLARLVERSPAELIGQKQSILHPEATTPEGLTEDFVARRQAPQGNILNAQLLTKSGQIREVEIQTRRLELDGRQLFLGMFKDVTDLHAHARQSFLLLQAIEQSPIAILITDLQGVPQYINRYFSVQKGYRLADLQRSDNPVHQFLRRHIADFRQNGAATGIVPADWTEERLAQRKNGSTYWERSSFSPVYDQQGQLSHFLMLGEDISDEKNSALQFEYLATHDSLTGLANRLLLHDRTDQAILKAKRQRQQVFLLLLDLDRFKIVNDSLGHDIGDQLLLQVAERLRGAVRESDTVARLGGDEFVVLFPEVNSDATIVDLAESIRRAIANPIRIQQREILVTASIGLSQYPAHGDSCAELIRHADLAMYRAKESGNCLCSFDPAMDQRMAETLEIESDLRYALTRDQLLLHYQPKVACATGQLIGMEALLRWRHPEKGLISPALFIPVAEQTGLIGEIGSWVLDTVCRQIADWQRNGLQPVTVAINLSARQFERADLACQIHDQLQDCGVAAGLLEVELTEGLIMKKPLAAVQIMEQLKQYGVRIALDDFGTGYSSLNYLRRFPLDVLKIDRSFVDDLGEDRSAEAVATSIVSIAHSLGLQAVAEGVETEIQLRFLRQIGCDQVQGYYFHKPLPVEAITELLARSQQG; encoded by the coding sequence ATGGAATCCGCCAAAGCTCTCAGGATCCTCTGGCCCCTGGGCCTGATTCTCTGGACCGGCCTGATTCTGCTGCTCGGCTACCAGCAACAGCAGCACCACCGGCAAGCGGTCCTGGACATGGCCCGAGCTGAAGCCATCGGTAGCTACAACAAGGACCTGGTCTACCGCCGCTGGGTCGCGCGCCAGGGTGGCGTCTATGTCAGCACGAGTGCTTACACCCCGGCCAATCCCTATCTGGCGCATCTGCCCGAGCGCGACATCACCACCAGCACCGGCAAACCCCTGACCCTGGTCAACCCGGCCTACATGACCCGCCAGGTCCACGAACTGGCCACCGAACAGTACGGCAACCGCGGCCATATCACCAGCCGCAAGCCCCTGCGGCCGGAAAATGCCCCCGATGCCTGGGAACGCGCCAGTCTGGAAGCCTTCGCCCAGGGCGTGCCGGAAACCCTGAGTGTCGCCGAGATCGACGGTGCACCCTATCTGCGCCTGATGCGGCCGATGATTACCGAGGTACCCTGCCTGAAATGCCATGCCTGCCAGGGCTATCAGGCCGGCGAGCAACGTGGCGGCATCAGCGTCTCCATTCCGCTGCGCCCCTATCAGGCCATTCAGGCCCAGCTCACCCGCCTCGGCACCATTCATCTGGCCATTCTGTGGCTGCTGGGTCTGCTGTTCTTCCTTTATTTCAAGCGCGTGGTCGATGCCCGCATCCGTGAAGTGGAACAGGCCCGCAGCGCCGTTGAGCAGTCGGAGCGCAAATACCGCCTGCTGTTCAACGAAATGGAGATCGGCTTCGGCCTGGCCGATACCGCCAGCGGCGAAATCCTCGACTGCAACCCCTGTCTGGCACGGCTGGTGGAACGCAGTCCGGCCGAGCTGATCGGTCAGAAACAGAGCATCCTGCACCCCGAGGCGACCACTCCGGAAGGCCTGACGGAAGACTTCGTCGCCCGCCGTCAGGCACCACAGGGCAATATCCTCAATGCCCAGTTGCTCACCAAAAGCGGTCAGATCCGCGAGGTGGAGATTCAGACGCGCCGGCTGGAACTCGATGGCCGGCAGCTGTTTCTCGGCATGTTCAAGGATGTCACGGACCTGCATGCCCATGCCCGACAATCCTTCCTGCTGCTGCAGGCCATCGAACAGAGCCCCATCGCCATTCTCATCACCGACCTCCAAGGTGTGCCGCAATACATCAACCGCTACTTCAGCGTGCAAAAGGGCTACCGGCTGGCCGACCTGCAACGGTCCGACAACCCGGTCCATCAGTTTCTCAGGCGCCACATCGCGGACTTTCGCCAGAATGGTGCGGCGACCGGAATTGTTCCCGCCGACTGGACCGAAGAGCGACTGGCGCAGCGCAAAAACGGTTCGACCTACTGGGAACGCAGCAGCTTTTCTCCGGTTTACGACCAGCAGGGCCAGCTCAGTCATTTTCTAATGCTGGGCGAAGACATCAGCGACGAAAAAAACAGCGCCCTGCAGTTTGAGTATCTGGCCACCCACGACAGCCTCACCGGCCTGGCCAACCGCCTGCTGCTGCACGATCGCACCGATCAGGCCATCCTCAAGGCCAAACGCCAGCGCCAGCAGGTGTTTCTGCTGTTACTGGACCTCGATCGCTTCAAAATCGTCAACGACAGCCTCGGTCACGATATCGGTGACCAGCTGCTGCTGCAGGTGGCTGAACGCCTGCGCGGCGCCGTGCGGGAATCGGATACGGTAGCGCGGCTGGGCGGCGACGAGTTCGTCGTGCTGTTCCCCGAGGTCAACAGCGATGCCACCATTGTCGATCTGGCCGAAAGTATTCGCCGGGCTATCGCCAACCCCATCCGCATCCAGCAGCGGGAGATTCTGGTGACGGCCAGCATCGGTCTGAGCCAGTATCCGGCTCATGGCGACAGCTGCGCCGAGCTGATCCGCCACGCCGATCTGGCCATGTACCGGGCCAAGGAAAGCGGCAACTGCCTGTGCAGTTTCGATCCGGCGATGGATCAGCGGATGGCGGAAACCCTCGAAATCGAATCGGATCTGCGCTACGCCCTGACGCGCGACCAGTTGCTGCTGCATTACCAGCCCAAGGTGGCCTGCGCCACTGGCCAGCTCATCGGCATGGAGGCCCTGCTGCGCTGGCGTCATCCTGAAAAAGGGCTGATTTCACCGGCCCTGTTCATTCCAGTAGCCGAGCAGACCGGCCTGATCGGCGAGATCGGCAGCTGGGTACTCGACACGGTCTGCCGTCAGATCGCCGACTGGCAGCGAAACGGTCTACAGCCGGTAACGGTGGCCATCAACCTGTCGGCTCGCCAGTTTGAGCGGGCCGATCTGGCCTGTCAGATTCACGACCAACTGCAGGACTGCGGCGTTGCCGCTGGTCTGCTGGAGGTGGAACTGACCGAGGGCCTGATCATGAAGAAGCCCCTGGCGGCGGTGCAGATCATGGAACAACTCAAGCAATACGGTGTGCGCATTGCCCTGGACGATTTTGGCACCGGCTACTCCTCCCTCAACTATCTGCGCCGTTTCCCGCTGGATGTGCTCAAAATCGACCGCTCCTTTGTCGACGATCTGGGCGAGGATCGCAGTGCTGAAGCCGTCGCCACCAGTATCGTCTCCATCGCCCACAGCCTGGGATTGCAGGCGGTGGCCGAAGGGGTCGAAACCGAAATACAGCTGCGCTTTCTGCGCCAGATTGGCTGCGACCAGGTACAGGGCTACTACTTCCACAAGCCGCTGCCGGTCGAAGCCATCACCGAACTGCTGGCACGGTCGCAGCAGGGGTAA
- a CDS encoding DUF945 family protein: MKFVKPVVAVVLLVGCAAVGLLYYQTSRHVPQLKEWVAAVNEEGTLAVQLRRVESGLFSTLAETAITVGEGELLLNHRLSSGLTGTTIHSSFALDDPATAALLRELDIQGLSAATLTTQVGVGGFDSVAAVPALAVALDETTELNVAPATVHFRQQGSASQARLQLPEICLTEGSTTLRCTNLVADSRQPDKENPLVGEGTLQLERIALTDAAQPLQLEARGLQLNAETRLEPSFVSSARYQMALVQVGTLPLTDIDLQTTLRDLDGAALNRLLTWQQQCATADEDRLPALVDQAVPLLVDILDDRPSLEINNLAVTVDAAVLQGSGKATLEDIETLLASGFSDFSRLGCAEGQLRFSSQLVEKMATLFVVLQGLETAEQAPSAEAVAQVRDQLQGFIDQSPFFTKTAEGYQTAVRYRDAQLEVNGKRLL, from the coding sequence ATGAAATTTGTGAAGCCTGTAGTCGCTGTTGTCCTGCTGGTTGGTTGTGCCGCAGTGGGGCTGCTGTACTATCAGACGAGCCGGCATGTGCCGCAGCTGAAGGAATGGGTGGCGGCTGTCAATGAAGAGGGAACCCTGGCGGTGCAGCTGCGCCGGGTGGAATCGGGCCTGTTTTCAACGCTTGCGGAAACTGCCATCACGGTGGGAGAGGGTGAATTACTGCTCAATCACCGGTTGAGCTCCGGTTTGACCGGCACGACAATTCATTCGTCCTTTGCTCTGGATGATCCGGCGACGGCGGCCCTGTTGCGCGAATTGGATATTCAGGGCCTGTCGGCGGCGACCCTGACCACTCAGGTTGGTGTTGGCGGCTTTGATTCGGTTGCGGCCGTGCCCGCCCTGGCGGTTGCGCTGGATGAAACGACAGAATTGAACGTGGCGCCCGCCACTGTGCACTTCCGGCAGCAGGGTTCGGCCAGTCAGGCGCGGCTTCAGTTGCCCGAGATTTGCCTGACCGAGGGGTCAACAACCCTGCGCTGTACCAATCTGGTTGCCGATTCGCGCCAGCCCGACAAGGAGAATCCTCTGGTGGGTGAGGGGACGCTGCAGCTGGAGCGGATTGCTCTGACGGATGCGGCACAGCCACTGCAGCTGGAGGCACGTGGGCTGCAGTTGAACGCCGAGACCCGCCTTGAGCCGAGCTTTGTCAGCTCGGCGCGATACCAGATGGCTCTGGTGCAGGTCGGGACGCTTCCGCTCACGGATATTGACCTGCAAACGACGCTGCGGGATCTGGATGGCGCCGCGCTGAACCGGCTGCTGACCTGGCAGCAGCAGTGTGCGACGGCCGATGAGGATCGCCTGCCGGCGCTGGTCGATCAGGCCGTGCCGCTGTTGGTGGATATTCTCGATGACAGACCATCGCTGGAAATCAATAACCTGGCCGTGACCGTTGATGCTGCGGTGCTGCAAGGTTCCGGCAAGGCGACGCTGGAGGATATCGAAACCCTGCTGGCCTCGGGTTTCAGCGATTTTTCGCGGCTGGGTTGCGCCGAAGGGCAGCTGCGGTTTTCTTCGCAGCTGGTGGAGAAAATGGCGACGCTGTTTGTGGTGCTGCAGGGTCTTGAGACGGCAGAACAGGCGCCGTCGGCGGAGGCGGTGGCCCAAGTCAGAGACCAGCTGCAGGGTTTTATTGATCAGAGCCCGTTTTTTACCAAAACGGCCGAGGGCTATCAGACGGCGGTTCGCTATCGGGATGCGCAGCTGGAGGTGAACGGCAAGCGGCTCTTGTGA
- the plsY gene encoding glycerol-3-phosphate 1-O-acyltransferase PlsY, translating to MMSVFVVTLAYLIGSIPCGVLLTRLAGAGDVRRQGSGNIGATNVYRVAGKRLGVLTLVADMLKGLLPLLLLQALGRQDEVLLALVALALFIGHCYPLYLGFKGGKGVATALGIFLVLSPVSVVLALLLFAAVLWRFRYVSLASISAAALMPLLVLAFERSTLLFGVTLLIAAGVIYRHRSNIERLRRGTENRFTF from the coding sequence ATGATGTCTGTTTTTGTGGTGACGCTGGCCTATCTCATTGGAAGCATCCCCTGTGGGGTGTTGCTGACCCGTTTGGCTGGCGCCGGCGATGTGCGGCGCCAGGGCAGCGGCAATATCGGTGCCACCAATGTTTACCGGGTGGCCGGCAAACGGCTGGGAGTGCTGACGCTGGTTGCCGATATGCTCAAGGGCCTGCTGCCGTTGCTGCTGCTGCAGGCGCTGGGGCGGCAGGACGAGGTCTTGCTGGCTCTGGTGGCCCTGGCTCTGTTTATCGGCCATTGCTATCCGCTTTATCTGGGCTTCAAGGGCGGCAAGGGTGTGGCCACGGCGCTGGGTATTTTTCTGGTGCTGTCACCCGTCAGCGTGGTGCTGGCGCTGCTGCTCTTCGCCGCCGTGCTGTGGCGTTTCCGCTATGTGTCGCTGGCTTCCATCAGCGCCGCGGCGCTGATGCCGTTGCTGGTGCTGGCCTTCGAGCGCTCGACGCTGCTGTTCGGCGTGACGCTGCTGATCGCCGCCGGCGTGATCTACCGGCATCGCTCCAATATTGAACGGCTGCGGCGTGGCACGGAAAACCGTTTCACCTTTTGA